The following are encoded in a window of Panicum virgatum strain AP13 chromosome 5N, P.virgatum_v5, whole genome shotgun sequence genomic DNA:
- the LOC120674935 gene encoding uncharacterized protein LOC120674935, translating into MEAYCNIERRLEDKFDGLELNHIARKYNEEADELAKIASGRTTVPPNVFARDLTKPSVDFKNPAEAIRAAPKPSGAATMEPSAKDPSTEEFEAMDTDIETSSVDKAEAMEIDEAPPLRDWRTQYLDWLIRGVLPMDHA; encoded by the coding sequence atggaggcgtactgtaACATAGAGCGTCGTCTCGAGGACAAGTTCGACGGGCTCGAGCTCAACCACAtcgcgcgcaagtacaacgaggaagcGGATGAACTGGCCAAGATCGCGTCCGGGCGGACCACCGTTCCCCCGAACGTCTTCGCCCGTGACCTCACCAAGCCATCCGTCGACTTCAAGAATCCTGCGGAAGCCATTAGAGCAGCACCCAAACCCTCGGGGGCTGCGACCATGGAGCCATCAGCCAAAGACCCCTCGACGGAGGAGTTTGAGGCCATGGACACTGACATCGAGACCTCCTCAGTGGACAAggctgaagcaatggagatcgacgaggccccgcCTCTGCGAGATTGGCGtacccagtacctcgactggttGATCCGAGGGGTCCTACCCATGGACCACGCTTAG